The Lemur catta isolate mLemCat1 chromosome 8, mLemCat1.pri, whole genome shotgun sequence genome has a segment encoding these proteins:
- the DHRS9 gene encoding dehydrogenase/reductase SDR family member 9 isoform X2: MLPLVKKARGRVINVSSIGGRLAFSGGGYSPSKYAVEGFNDCLRRDMKAFGVHVSCIEPGLFKTELSDPIKTTERKLAIWKHLSPDIKQQYGEDYIEKSFSKLKVNTTYFFNADLSLVVECMDHALTSLFPKTRYAVGKDAKIFWIPLSHMPTVLQDFLLLKQKTQLANPKAV, from the exons ATGCTTCCCTTGGTCAAAAAAGCTCGAGGGAGGGTTATCAATGTCTCCAGCATCGGGGGTCGGCTTGCATTCAGTGGTGGGGGATATAGCCCATCCAAATATGCAGTAGAAGGCTTCAATGACTGCTTAAG ACGGGACATGAAAGCTTTTGGTGTGCACGTCTCATGCATCGAACCTGGATTGTTCAAAACAGAATTGTCAGATCCAATAAAGACAACTGAAAGAAAACTCGCCATTTGGAAGCATCTGTCTCCAGATATCAAACAGCAATATGGAGAAGATTACATTGAAAAAA gtTTCAGTAAACTGAAAGTCAACACTACATACTTTTTCAATGCGGACCTCTCTCTCGTGGTAGAGTGCATGGACCATGCTCTAACAAGTCTCTTCCCTAAGACTCGTTATGCTGTTGGAAAAGATGCCAAGATTTTCTGGATACCTTTGTCTCACATGCCAACAGTTTTGCaagactttttattgctgaaacAGAAAACTCAACTGGCTAATCCCAAGGCAGTGTGA